One Gammaproteobacteria bacterium genomic window, CACTCGGGTTCTCGATTGGTACGTACTGGATTATCCCTATCACCAGGGGGTACAAAGACTGGTGAAGCAACTGAATAGACTATACAGTAAGCTTCCCGCATTGCATCAATACGAGTTCGACTGGCGTGGCTTCGAATGGTTGGACTGCAATGATGCAGACAACTCCGTACTCAGTTTCGTGCGTCGCGGCGACAATCAGTTTGTGGTTGTGGTTATCAACCTGACTCCGCAGCCACATCATGGCTACCGCATCGGAGTGCCGGATGCCGGCCGATACCACGAAATTTTCAATTCTGACTCGGCATTCTACGCCGGCAGTAATATGGGCAACGGCGGTGACGCCCTGATCGCAGACGTACTGCCCTGGATGAACAGGTCTTATTCCATCAGTCTCACCCTGCCACCACTGGCGGCGATCGTGCTGCAGCCGGAACGGGATGTATGAATGGCGAGTTAACGACCGTCTGGCCAGGGCAGCCCTTTCCGCTCGGTGCCAGCTGGGATGGTGAAGGTGTAAATTTTGCGCTGTTTTCCGAACACGCTGAAAAGGTGGAGCTGTGCCTGTTTGATCAGCGCGGTCGCCGCGAGATCGCCCGCATCGCCATGCAGTGGCAAACCGACCAGGTCTGGCACTGTTATCTACCAGAAGCCAGGCCGGGGCAGCTCTATGGATACCGGGTCCATGGCCCCTATGATCCACTCAAGGGTCACCGCTTCAATTCAAACAAGCTGCTGCTCGACCCGTATGCCCGGGACATCGTTGGCCACGTTCGCTGGAATGATGCGCTGTTTGGCTACAGCATTGGCGATAAGGCAGAAGACCTGCATCCCGATCCTCGAAACAGTGCACATGGCGTTCCCAAGTCACGGGTAATTGATACTGCTTTCACGTGGGGCGACGACCAGCCTTTGCGGATACCCTGGCACGAGACCATCATCTATGAGCTGCATGTTAAGGGATTTACCATCCGGCATCCGGATGTTCTACAACGCTACCGGGGAACGTATGCCGGTCTGGCCACTGAGCCAGTGATTCGGCACCTCAAACAGCTGGGTATCACCGCCGTGGAGTTAATGCCTGTACACAGTTTTATCAGTGACCGTCACCTCGTAGAGAACGGCCTGAGTAACTACTGGGGCTACAATTCAATCGGATACTTTGCCCCACACGCGGGCTATTCCGCGAGCGGGGATGTCGATGAGTTCAAGACTCTCGTAAAGCGGCTACACTCCAATGGCATCGAGGTCATTCTGGATGTGGTCTACAACCATACAGGGGAAGGCAACCATTTGGGGCCCACGCTGTGCTTCCGCGGTATCGATAACGTTGCCTACTACCGTCTGGTCAGCGACCAGCCTCGTTATTATATGGACTACACCGGCTGTGGTAACAGCCTGAACATGATGCACCCGCGGGTGTTGCAGCTGATCATGGACAGCCTGCGTTACTGGGTGCAGGAGATGCATGTCGACGGCTTCCGATTTGATCTGGCCCCCACCCTTGCACGCGAGCAGCACGCCGTCGACAGGTTCGGCGCGTTTCTGGACATCGTTCACCAGGATCCTGTGCTTTCACGCGTGAAACTGATTGCCGAGCCCTGGGACCTGGGAGAAGGGGGTTATCAAGTCGGCAACTTTCCGATCGGATGGGCCGAGTGGAACAACCGCTATCGGGATAGTATACGCGCTTACTGGAAGGGAGAAGGCAGTCTTATCGGTGAGCTCGCCTACCGCCTTACCGGTTCCAGTGACCTGTATGCGCAGAGTGGCCGTCGCCCTTATGCGAGCATCAATTTTGTTACCTGTCATGATGGCTTCACGCTGGCCGATCTGGTTAGTTATAACAACAAGCACAATATCGCAAACCTGGAGGAAAATCGTGACGGTGAGAATTACAACCTGAACTGGAACATGGGAGAGGAAGGCCCCGTCACCGGTAACCAGAATATAAACAATACTCGCAGACAGCAGAAACGTAACTTTCTTACTACGCTGCTACTTTCCCAGGGTGTGCCCATGCTGCTGGCGGGTGATGAGATGGGGCGTACCCAGAAAGGCAACAATAATGCCTATTGTCAGGACAATGAGATCAGCTGGGTTAACTGGGAACTTGATAGCGCCGATCGCGATTTTATGGAGTTCGTGCACAGTATTATTCGTCTGAGAAAAAACCATCCTGTGTTCCGCCGGCGATATTACTTTCAGGGACGCCATATTAAGGGCGTAAACGTCAAGGACATACTGTGGTTGCGGCCAGATGGCGAGGAAATGACGGACAAGGAATGGAGTATGTACCAAGCGCGCTGCCTGGGTCTGCTTCTGCATGGCGATGCCATCGAGGAACACGATGAACGCGGAAACAGGATTTACGACAACACATACCTGTTTCTGCTTAATGCCAATGAGACACCTATTGCGTTTCGTATGCCGAAGCATGTGGGTATTGTGCGCTGGTATGTCGGAATTGACACTTGCAACGCGCACGGAAAACGCCTTGATCGCCGCACCTTCAATACCGGAGAAACCTATCCCCTGCAGGGTCGTTCCATAGCATTGCTGCAAATGATGAAGGGGTCTCGCCAGTAGCCTTTTAGAAAATTAAAAATAGCGGCTGTATGTGGGAGGCAGTCGCCTTTGACGAATAATTCGTCAGCTTCTCGTGAGTATTACAGAGTTGTGGCTGAGCGGTTTCCCAATAATGCACCAAGTCACCAACCAATCATGTCTGACCTCTGCGATTCAGGAACCAGCCCAAGCAGTATGGCATCACCTACTTCAGGCGCATAGTCGAACTATGTCACTGTTGTCGCAACACAGCGGGCGGACGAAAAGACAAGCAGGATGGTATGTCATTTGACAGAAATCGCCTAAGCGTGTCCACGATAATCGATGTGCTCATTTTCACGATATTTGTTCGAGGCAAGCAATGCAGCCTTCCACTGAGTTAACGATGTCGGCTCCGCACCAGTATCACTTTCGAGGCTCTGTCACGCGGCCTACAGGCTCCCTACTTTCCCCCTTCACCAAGCTTTGCCTGGCGCAATAACTCGTTTATACGTGTCGTTTTTTTTGTTCAAGTTATTTGATGGGGTGGGGAACGACAACCCATCAATTATTGTGATCGAAAAGCGCGTTAAACCCACTCGTTATTTTGGTCACACTCAGGATACCAACCGCAGTCCCGGTGGCAGCGACTCGCCGAACGCCTGCTGCTCGTCCGCGGCGTCGAGCTCGACCACCTCGCTCACCATGCGCACCCAGGACGGCGGTGCCCGGGCGTCCCTCAAGGCTTCGACTACCCGCTGCTGCAACTTCGAGTCCAGGTCCCGCTCCCTGTCGCCGCTCAGGCGGGCAAGCATAGTGGCGGCAAAGGCCGCATCCCGGTTCTTCTTCCAGTCGACCGTCAATGCCCTCTCCAACCAGCGCTCGGCCGTTTCTCGTGGCACGACTCCGTGTATGCTCCCATAGAGTGGAATTCGGGCGCCGAGCCGACCGAGGGTCCACCAGGTCTGTGTCGGCTCTCCCTTCCGTTTCAGCCGTCCCACCAGCCCATCTCCAACGGCAACCTTGCGTTCAACCGGCAGACGTTCCAGGGATCCGACCAGCCTCAACATGTCACCCTGGCTGAGGGAACGCGCAGCCTTGGCGGCCTTCTTCGACTTCACTCCGGCGCGGGCCAGTTCCCCTGCTACATCGTCCAGCAGACCTACCTGGGCCCCCTCTTCCAGACCCCCGGACACACGCCGCCACATGGTCCACCATTCGGTCCAGTTCTGGGCCTCGTTCGTGAACTGTACCCCCTGGCCGTGCAAAGACCAGAGTTGACGAACGCGCCAATCGTCCAAGGGACAACCGAATC contains:
- the glgX gene encoding glycogen debranching protein GlgX, whose protein sequence is MNGELTTVWPGQPFPLGASWDGEGVNFALFSEHAEKVELCLFDQRGRREIARIAMQWQTDQVWHCYLPEARPGQLYGYRVHGPYDPLKGHRFNSNKLLLDPYARDIVGHVRWNDALFGYSIGDKAEDLHPDPRNSAHGVPKSRVIDTAFTWGDDQPLRIPWHETIIYELHVKGFTIRHPDVLQRYRGTYAGLATEPVIRHLKQLGITAVELMPVHSFISDRHLVENGLSNYWGYNSIGYFAPHAGYSASGDVDEFKTLVKRLHSNGIEVILDVVYNHTGEGNHLGPTLCFRGIDNVAYYRLVSDQPRYYMDYTGCGNSLNMMHPRVLQLIMDSLRYWVQEMHVDGFRFDLAPTLAREQHAVDRFGAFLDIVHQDPVLSRVKLIAEPWDLGEGGYQVGNFPIGWAEWNNRYRDSIRAYWKGEGSLIGELAYRLTGSSDLYAQSGRRPYASINFVTCHDGFTLADLVSYNNKHNIANLEENRDGENYNLNWNMGEEGPVTGNQNINNTRRQQKRNFLTTLLLSQGVPMLLAGDEMGRTQKGNNNAYCQDNEISWVNWELDSADRDFMEFVHSIIRLRKNHPVFRRRYYFQGRHIKGVNVKDILWLRPDGEEMTDKEWSMYQARCLGLLLHGDAIEEHDERGNRIYDNTYLFLLNANETPIAFRMPKHVGIVRWYVGIDTCNAHGKRLDRRTFNTGETYPLQGRSIALLQMMKGSRQ